Within the Sphingobium baderi genome, the region CTGCCGTTGCAGCGCGCGTATGTCCGCGTCGATATCGGGGTTGCTCTGCCGCAGTTCCTCAATGGTCCGCACCGCATGGATGACCGTGCTATGATCCCGCCCGCCGAAGATACGGCCGATTTCGGGCAGTGAGCGCGGCGTCATCTTCTTCGCCAGATACATGGCTACCTGACGGGGACGGGCCACGGCGCGCGCGCGCCGCTTGGAGCGCATCTCCGCCGGATCGATCCGGTAATGGGCGGCGCACGCCTTCTGAATTTCATCCACGGTGATGCGGCGGACATTGGCGCGCACCGCGTCGGCCAGCATCCCCTGCGCGAATTCCAGGTCGATCGACCGGCCGGTGAGTTGGCCATAGGCGACCAGCTTGTTGAAGGCGCCTTCCAGCTCGCGGACATTGGAGCGAATCGAGCGGGCGAGGAAATCGATCACGGCATCGGGCACCGGCGGGTCGCCAGCAACCGCCCGCTTGCCTTCCAATATCGCCAGGCGCAGGCCGAGATCGGCGGGCTGGATGTCGGCGACCAGACCGCCCGCAAGACGCGAGAGGATGCGCGGGTCGATGCCGTCCAGCATCTGAGGCGCGCGGTCAGCGGTGATGATGATGCGCGCGCCCGCATCGATCAGGTCGTTGATCGTGTGGAGGAATTCCTCCTGCGTCGATCCCTTCCCCGCGATGAACTGAATGTCGTCGATCAGCAGCAGCCGCGCCGCGCGCAGCCGGGCCTTGAACGCCATGCTCTCATTGGCGCGCATGGCGTTCACGAACTCCATCATGAACCGCTCCGCCGACATATAGAGCACCTGCGCTGACGGCGAATGCGCGGAAAAAGCCGCGGCTGCCGCATGGAGCAGGTGCGTCTTGCCCTGTCCGGTGCCGCCATGCAGGAACAGCGGCGTGAAACGCGGCTGCTCCACCGACGCCATGGCCTGCGCCGCCGAAAAGGCGAAGCGGTTGGAGTCGCCGGTCACGAACTGGTCGAAGCTGTGACGGGGCTGGAAATTGGAAGCGGGCGCGCTTTCCTCCACCGACGCGTCGCATGCCGCCTCTGCGTCATGCGAATCGCGAACGATCTGGAGCAGACGCGGGCCCGTCGAATCGGGTGCCCGCAGCAGGCGGACTTCCCGCACGCCCACATTGGCGGAACGCCACGCCATGCGGAGCCGGTCGCCAAACTGGCCCGACACGAAGTTCGCGCTGAAATCGGAAGCGAATAACAGGTCGATCGTCTGCGAATCGGGGCAATAAACCCCAAGGCGCGCCGGCTTGAGCCACTGATCGAAAAGGCGCGCACCAATGTCGCGGCGCAAACCCGCACGGATTACGGCCCAGGCGGACTCCAGACGGGCGTCATTCCCTTCCGTCTGTCCCTCCCGTCCATCCACCGCTGCGTTATCCTTTATCAAAATGCCGCCCCCTTAGCGTCCCCCGCGCTGCCAGAAATGACGACACAAAAAGCCTTTCCGGAAAAGCCTCGCTTTTCCAGGCGTTCTCGTCCCACACAACAACTAGCAACG harbors:
- the dnaA gene encoding chromosomal replication initiator protein DnaA, with the protein product MKDNAAVDGREGQTEGNDARLESAWAVIRAGLRRDIGARLFDQWLKPARLGVYCPDSQTIDLLFASDFSANFVSGQFGDRLRMAWRSANVGVREVRLLRAPDSTGPRLLQIVRDSHDAEAACDASVEESAPASNFQPRHSFDQFVTGDSNRFAFSAAQAMASVEQPRFTPLFLHGGTGQGKTHLLHAAAAAFSAHSPSAQVLYMSAERFMMEFVNAMRANESMAFKARLRAARLLLIDDIQFIAGKGSTQEEFLHTINDLIDAGARIIITADRAPQMLDGIDPRILSRLAGGLVADIQPADLGLRLAILEGKRAVAGDPPVPDAVIDFLARSIRSNVRELEGAFNKLVAYGQLTGRSIDLEFAQGMLADAVRANVRRITVDEIQKACAAHYRIDPAEMRSKRRARAVARPRQVAMYLAKKMTPRSLPEIGRIFGGRDHSTVIHAVRTIEELRQSNPDIDADIRALQRQLEG